The genome window TGAACGCGGACGCCACCGGGGTGACGCTGCCGACCATCCGCACCGGCCGCCGCAGCAGCGAGGTCGTGCTCGACGCCGCCGACGACAACCTCGTCGAGGCCGATGCACTGGTGTATGCCCGACTCCAGCCCTTCAACGGCCCGCTGGTCAGCGTCGACGTCGACGGCTACTTCGCCAAGATCGCCCACATCGACGACGACCGGTTCGGGGTGCATGTGCATCGGCACGTCACCGACGACAACGGCACGCCCGGCGATCCCTCAGACGACACTGCCGACTACGAGCTGTTCATCGGCCGCAGGACCGAGTTCCCTCTCAAGGTGCATCTGCGGGGCAAGGACCACAGCCACCATCGCGAGTTCGATGTGGCTGCCGCCGCCGACAGCCCCAAGGGCTACAGGATCCCGCTGCCCCGCGACGTCGGCGACTATGAGGGCATCGCGATCGAGCTGCCCAAGAACTTCCAGCGAGCCGGGCAGTGGGCCAGGCTCGACGACGGTATCGAGCTCATCGGCCACGGCGAGTCGCCGCCCGGCACCTTCGCGCGCCCCTTGGCCGCCCGCGACGCCCCTGACGACATGGTCGCCGACATCCTCCACCCCCTGTTCCGCACGCCTGCGGAGGGCCGCATCAGCGTTGTCGCCGTCTCGGACGTCACCGGCAGCGGCTTCACCGTCGGCTGGAACGCCGTCGACGGCGCCGACGGCTACGAAGTGCGCTGGCAGCCCGTCGGCGAGGCCCAGCCCAGCGCCGCCCGCACCTCGGCCACCGAGTACGCCGTCACCGGCCTCACCGCTGGCGTCGACTACCAGGTGCGGATCATGGTGATCGAGGAGGGCAGCGCAGTCGCGTCCAAGTCCAGCCGAACCGTCACCGTCACCACCGTCGGCACACCGCCGAAGCCGAAGCAGCCCGAGATCAGCGTCACTGCCGCAGCGGGCATCACCGAAGGCGGCAGCGCCTCCTTCACCGTCACCGCCACGCCTGCACCCGCAGCGCCGCTGAGGGTCCAGGTGGCCGTCAGCCAGACCGGCGACTACGCCGCATCGGGCACGGCGGGCACGAAGACCGTCACCATCCCCGTCAGCGGCAGCGCCGTCCACGCTGTCGCCACTGACGACGACAGCACCGACGAGCCCGACGGGTCGATCACCGTCACCGTGAACACGGGCAAGGGCTACACCGTGGCGTCGGCGCAGGGCACGGCGACGGTCGCTGTCGCCGACAACGACGACCCGGTGCCGACGGTGCCGGTGATCGGCGTGACCGCGGACGGCGACATCACCGAAGGCGGCACCGCGATGTTCACCGTCACAGCCAGCCCGGCGCCTGCGAAGGCGCTGTCGGTCTATCTCAGGGTCTCCACGACCGGGGACATCGGCCTGTCCGGCACTCTCCACATCGTGACCGTCCCCGTCTCGGGCACTGTCCGGTTCGCTGCCGCCACCACCGGCGACCTCCTCGACGAACCCGACGGCTCCATCACCGTCACCTTGGAGGCGCTCAGCGGCTACACGGTGTCGGCGACGCAGGGCTCCGCGACGGTCGCCGTCGCAGACGACGACGACCCGCCGTCCACGGCTGACGACGACCCG of bacterium contains these proteins:
- a CDS encoding fibronectin type III domain-containing protein — encoded protein: TTTDPEYRTVTPKPLTVTVTDDEPEPSLTLSPSAIRVVEGRTATLTASLASPLPTAVTIPLVVSRTTAEPADLAVPAGITIAARQKQATVTLRTRHDSDADHEVLFIEPGRVPEPITGATANLVTVHITDDEYVPSPAKVACDATSGRCEAGTLPIGEGRTRTLYLTLRQQPTHPVTATATVAKGDGDVTTQSSVAFSTTRYADKSFTVTGAEDTSKRELDQAEIILRFASTDPFYDGKEMTLRLQVVDNDTPIVLRLEQHGKTLSLPEDGSVRLTVTASRAVPFDVTPEIELWDFNGDFSPGDLHNPADAGVNADATGVTLPTIRTGRRSSEVVLDAADDNLVEADALVYARLQPFNGPLVSVDVDGYFAKIAHIDDDRFGVHVHRHVTDDNGTPGDPSDDTADYELFIGRRTEFPLKVHLRGKDHSHHREFDVAAAADSPKGYRIPLPRDVGDYEGIAIELPKNFQRAGQWARLDDGIELIGHGESPPGTFARPLAARDAPDDMVADILHPLFRTPAEGRISVVAVSDVTGSGFTVGWNAVDGADGYEVRWQPVGEAQPSAARTSATEYAVTGLTAGVDYQVRIMVIEEGSAVASKSSRTVTVTTVGTPPKPKQPEISVTAAAGITEGGSASFTVTATPAPAAPLRVQVAVSQTGDYAASGTAGTKTVTIPVSGSAVHAVATDDDSTDEPDGSITVTVNTGKGYTVASAQGTATVAVADNDDPVPTVPVIGVTADGDITEGGTAMFTVTASPAPAKALSVYLRVSTTGDIGLSGTLHIVTVPVSGTVRFAAATTGDLLDEPDGSITVTLEALSGYTVSATQGSATVAVADDDDPPSTADDDPPSTADDDPPVDADPTPDADPPVDADPPLTPTPKVCVTADATLLAQVKAKTA